The Argopecten irradians isolate NY chromosome 4, Ai_NY, whole genome shotgun sequence genome has a window encoding:
- the LOC138322484 gene encoding FMRFamide receptor-like, translated as MIGHLNDSQYDIINTANSSVLDKSLGRPSTRDDILFIMYGVLVPLVVFFGYVGNVMTVVVLQKKTMKPITSIYLQALVFSDIAFITCAFIALSMPILLATCLDPDIGLNVFNTRGYIAINFFLMTSLLCNEYILVLVSIDRYVCVCHSQKHTQIFSRTKVILSIIGVVCFSAIYNIPRIVAVKIEVSPCSNTSASVTCYSVLMTEFGESFLYQKVYAVWIYAVVNFVIPLMVIVNLNIPIVRKLWRKQIKCKRLGMRRNSAKDHVTLVLILIMAIFALIQTLGFINQVYYTYSLEDSHSTTYLVDVVNVLYVINSSINFIIYIAIGEKFRTTFSQLVQARCIKKTGQ; from the coding sequence ATGATCGGCCATCTCAACGACAGCCAATATGATATAATCAACACTGCCAACTCCAGTGTCTTGGATAAATCTTTAGGACGTCCCTCCACAAGAGACGACattctctttataatgtacggaGTCCTTGTCCCGCTTGTGGTATTCTTCGGATATGTGGGCAATGTCATGACTGTAGTGGTGTTGCAAAAGAAGACGATGAAACCAATTACAAGCATTTACCTCCAGGCGCTGGTGTTCTCCGATATCGCTTTTATAACGTGTGCTTTCATCGCATTGTCCATGCCGATATTACTGGCAACGTGTCTCGATCCTGATATTGGTCTCAATGTGTTCAACACTCGTGGATATATCGCTATCAACTTTTTCCTTATGACGTCACTGTTGTGTAACGAGTACATCCTTGTACTTGTTTCCATTGACCGGTATGTTTGCGTGTGTCACTCccaaaaacatacacaaattttctcaagaaccaaagTCATTTTGTCGATTATCGGCGTGGTATGCTTTTCGGCGATTTATAACATTCCACGAATTGTGGCTGTTAAGATAGAGGTATCGCCTTGTAGCAACACAAGTGCGTCCGTGACTTGCTACTCGGTATTAATGACGGAGTTCGGCGAGAGTTTCTTATATCAGAAAGTTTACGCTGTTTGGATTTATGCCGTTGTGAATTTTGTCATACCTCTGATGGTCATCGTAAACCTGAACATCCCCATTGTGAGGAAACTGTggagaaaacaaatcaaatgtaaaCGGCTTGGAATGAGGAGAAATTCTGCCAAAGACCATGTTACACTCGTCCTAATTCTGATAATGGCGATATTTGCTCTGATACAGACTCTTGGATTTATCAACCAAGTTTATTATACCTACTCTCTTGAGGACAGTCATTCTACAACATACTTAGTTGATGTGGTGAACgttttgtatgttataaattcgagtatcaatttcatcatttaTATAGCCATCGGTGAAAAATTTCGAACAACGTTTTCACAACTTGTGCAAGCTAGATGCATAAAAAAGACCGGCCAATAA